CAGGCCCCAGTGGCCTGAGGCGTCCCTGATCTCGGCCTCGCCGTCGTGGACCCAGAGATAGACGGGCTTTTCTGCCTTCCCCCTGACGACGACCGCGTCGAACCCGGCCCTCTTCAGTTCCTTCCCGAAGAACCCGCCCGAGTTCGCACTCGTCAGCGTCCCGTTCAGGGGCGAGCGCGTCACCACGTCGAAGCGCGACCCGAGAGGGACGCCCGTGCCCGTAAGGGGTCCGGTGGCGAAGACCAGGATGTTCTCCGGGCCCAGGGGACCGGTGGAGGCGTCTATCCCGTCGGAGAGGATATGGACCCCGAGGCCCCTTCCCCCGAGATAGTCTCTCTTCAGGTCGTCGGGGTACGGCACCGGCGTACACGTCCCGGCAGTCAGGTCGACCTCCAGCAGTCTGTCGGCATATCCTTTCATGGTCCCTCCACCCCTCAGGGGACGCCGGGATCAGATAAATGTACCCTGCCGATCTTTTTCCCTGGCCGCGGGCCTCTCCTTTCCCTGCCGGTTCTCCGGGAACGGCCTTTTGCCGGTATCTAAAGCCTTTAACGGGCGAGCACACAGATACTTATAGAAGTGTTAAGAGCACACCAATCTGGGAGATAATCTCATGGCAGATAAAGAAGTTCAGCAGGAAAACTGCTCAGGCAACTGCTCCTCATGCCCGAGCGCCCAGAAGGAAGGGTGCGATTCCCCGCAGAAGGGCCTCCCTCCCAAGGCGAAGATCGACGTCAAGCACGTGATCCTGGTCCTCTCAGGCAAGGGCGGCGTCGGCAAGACGACCGTCTCCGTCAACCTCGCCTCCGCCCTCGCCAACCACGGCAAGACTGTCGGCCTCCTCGACCTCGACATCCACGGCCCGAATGTGCCGAAGATGGTCGGCGCCGAGGGGCAGCACCTGAATGTCATGGGCAACAAGATCGAGCCTGTCCAGATCACCGGCAACCTCTCTGTCGTCTCGATGGAGTTCCTCCTCCCTGACGCCGAGACCCCGGTCATCTGGCGCGGGCCCATGAAGATGTCCGTGATCCAGCAGTTCCTGGAAGACGTGAACTGGGGCGCCCTCGACTACCTGGTCGTCGACCTCCCGCCCGGGACCGGCGACGAGGCCCTCTCCATTATCCAGCTCGCCCCCAATGTCGACGGCGCCGTCATCGTCACCACCCCGCAGGAGGTCTCGACGATGGACTCGAAGAAGGCGGTGAAGTTCGTCGAGAAGCTCGAACTCCCGGTACTCGGCATCATCGAGAACATGAGCGGGCTCATCTGTCCCGACTGCGGGAAGGAGATCGACATCTTCGGCAAGGGCGGCGGCAAGAAAGCTGCCGAAGAGCTCGGTGTCCCCTTCCTCGGCGCCATCCCCATCGACATCGAGATGCGGAAGGCCGGCGACGAAGGCAGGCCCTTCATCAACAGGCACGCCGATTCCCCCTCCTGGAAGGCAATCGACGCCGTGATGGAGAACCTGGTGAAGGTCGTTGAGGGGTAAATGGATCTTCTCCGGGTGCTCCAGGGGAATGGGAAGCCCCTCGGCATCTATACCCGGATCGCTGCGGCGGTCCAGGACATAACCTCTTTTCCCGACCTCATCGAGCCGATCTATGCCGAGACCGCCGGTTTTTCCGATGTCGACCTCGACAGCCTCCGCTTTGCCCTCCTCCGTCTTCAGGTCTATGCCGATGTCCACCGGTACGAGGACATGGAGGGGACGCAACGGATGAAGTACGTGGCGCAGGTCCTTGAGAAGATCATATTCGGTTCGCTGATGCTCGGCGGGGAGCCCCCGGCCGGAGAGTAGCCGGTATCCTTCTCTTTTTCCGGGACTCACTGTGCCCGTCCCCGGCACCGGGGTGGCAGGGCCGGGACGATGCGCAGGTAGGAAATTTCCTTCCCCCTTCGATCTTCTCCCGAAGATACCTGTTAATTTCCACTAGATAGATATATTCTGGCCTATTTTTTTGTATTTCCAAAGAAATATTTTTTATGTGATTCGACACGTATAAAACCGATCGCATGCAATCTTATCTGGAATATTGGTGAATGCAATGACCAATGACAACCCGTTTGAGATGGTGAAGCAGCAGATCAGTGCCTGCTCAGAATACCTGCACCTCCCCCAGAACGTCGAGGAGTACCTCAAGACCCCGATGCGGGAGATCCACGTGGCATTCCCGGTCAGGATGGACGACGGCTCTTTCAAGGTCTTCCAGGGCTACCGTGTCCAGTACAACAACGCCCTCGGCCCCACGAAGGGCGGCATCAGGTTCCACCCCGGCGAGACGATCGACACGATCCGGTCCCTTGCGGCCCTCATGACCTGGAAGTGCTCCCTCCTCGACCTCCCCCTCGGCGGCGGCAAGGGCGGCGTCATCTGCAACCCCAAGGAACTCTCCGCCGGCGAACTCGAGAGGCTCAGCCGCGCCTATATCCGCGCGATCTACAAGGTCATCGGTCCCGACTGCGACGTCCCGGCCCCTGACGTCTACACCACCCCCCAGATCATGGCCTGGATGATGGACGAGTACTGCACCCTCGTCGGCCACAATGCCTGCGGCGTCATCACCGGCAAGCCGGTCGTCCTCGGCGGCTCTGAGGGCCGCGGCGACGCCACAGCCCGCGGCGGCTGGTTCGTCATCAGGGAAGCGGCAAAGGACAACAACATCGATCTTGCGAAGGCAAAGATCGCCGTCCAGGGCTTCGGCAATGCCGGTTCCCACGCTGCGACCCTCGGCAAATCCTTCGGCTGCACCATCGTTGCGGTGAGCGACAGCCACGGCGGCGTCTACAACGAGAACGGCCTCGACATCCCGACCCTCGTCGCCTACAAGCAGAAGACCGGCTCGGTCAGGGACTTCCCCGGTGCGAAGAACATCACCAACGAAGAACTCCTTGAGCTCAAGGTCGACATCCTTGTCCCGGCCGCCCTGGAGAACGCGATCAACGCCTCCAACGCCGACAAGGTCGGGGCAAAGATCGTCGCCGAACTCGCGAACGGCCCTGTCTCTCCGGAAGCCGACGCGATCCTCTTCGCAAAGAAGATCCCGGTCATCCCGGACTTCCTCTGCAACTCCGGCGGTGTGACGGTCTCGTACTTCGAGATGGTCCAGAACTTCTCTCTCGACCGCTGGGACGAGGAGAGTGTCCGCGCTCGCCTTGAGCGGAAGATGACGAAGGCCTACCACGAGGTCTACGCCGTTGCACAGGAACACTCCATCTCTCTCCGCGAGGCCGCGTACACCCTCGCGATGAAGCGCGTCGTCGACGCGATGAAGCTCCGCGGCTGGGTCTGAACCGGTTTTTCCGCACCGGCCCGATACCTTTTTTTCTCTTCTGTGCGTCTTCGCAGATTTTTTTGCTCCCGTGCGCCTGTAGTACACAGGTGAATGTGCGATGGTACGCCTGAACTGGGAGGCAAAACTCGGCCTCTTTCTGGTTGCCGTGAGCGTCGTCGTCTATGCGGCGAAGTTCTACGTCCTTGGCAATGTCGAGAATACCTACTACTATGTCTTCAACGCCCTCGGCTTCCTCCCCCTCAATGTCCTGCTCGTGACCCTCATCCTGAATCAACTCCTCACGATCCGGTCGAAAAGGGAGAAACTGGAGAAGATGAACATGGTCATCGGGACCTTCTTCTCCGAGGTCGGGACCGCCCTTCTGATCCGTCTCTCGGACCGCGACCCCGACCTGGACACGGTGAGGCAGGACCTGATCGTCGGGAACGACTGGTCAGACGAGGACTTCGCGCGGGTGCGGGCCCGCCTGGAGACGTACTCCTGGTCGGCCGCGGCAGACAGGGACGAACTCGTCGCCCTGCGGTCGTTCCTGATGGCAAAGAGGAACTTCCTCCTGCGACTCCTCGAAAACCCGGTGCTCCTGGAGCACGAGACGTTCACCGGGGTGCTGAGGGCGGTCTTTCACCTCACCGACGAACTCGAACGCCGGGAGGACCTGGCGCACACGCCCGAGGCCGACCTGAGGCACCTCACCGGCGACGTCAACCGTGTCTACGGCCTCCTCGTCGCCCAGTGGCTCGACTACATGCAGTACCTGAAGACCAACTACCCGTACCTCTTCTCTCTCGCGATGCGGACGAACCCCTTCGACGAGACAGCGTCGCCGGTGGTCAGGGAATAATTTTCTTTTTTCGAGATCTGTAGAAATCCTCCTCCATCGGTTGATAGTGCGTGCTGATCCTCTGCCTTCCCCTTCCCGTTCTCCGGGGGACTACACTCGAAGACCTGATGGTCTTCTCATGCTCCCTTCGGTCGCAGCCCCCGGACCCCTGCTCAGGATTGGTCCCGGGAAGAAAGGGTCGGAGTCCTGGAGGAGGCGGCCATCCCTGCCCCTATCGTAATGGCAGGGGGTATGGGGAGCGGCAGCCCCCCGGACCAGGCACTTCTGAACAGAATTTTTCCCCTATCACTTCAGGAAGTACTTTCCCGCAAGGGTTTCTACAGAGCCCTTTTTTCGAGATCTGGCGGCTCACGCAGAGTGGGGTTGCTGTCTGCTCCTTGATCTCGGGGCGTGCGTGGAGTCTTCCTGCCTTCCCCACAATCTGGACCGGGGAAGACAGAACAGGAAATCCTGAAGAATAGATTTGCCGTCCCTCCCTATCCCATGTCCGGGGGACGTGCTCCTCGGCACAGGAATATTCCCGGGCAGAAAAAAAGGGAGAGGTGGTTCAGCGTCTCCCTGCCCTGAGGAATGCGGCGCCGATTGCGAGGGCCGCGGTCCAGAGGGGCAGAGGCGACTGCTGTGTCGTCGGCGGGACCGTTTCTGTTCCGGTTTCTGCCGGCGTCGCAACGGCCGACCCGGCGCTGGCCGAGGTCACGACCGGTGTCGGGGTTGCGGGCGTGCCGCCCGCTGCCGCGATGGCAAAGAGGGAGAGACCGTCGGTCCCGGCCTCGAAGTGGGCCATGCCGTCCTTTTCATCGGTGACCACGGTCGTGAGGGACTGCCATGCGCCGTCGACGTACCTGAGAAGTCTGACGTCGCCGGCCGTGCAGGCGTGCGCCTCCAGCCATGCCGACGGCACGGCGAAGGCGATCGTCTCGCCGGAGAGCATGTCGTCGGTCGCGTGATAGAGAGTCGCCTCCACATAGGCATAGACTGCGCCATCGGGAGCGTCGGCCGCCGACGGGCGTGTGGCCTTCTCCACTCCGACCATGAGTCTGTCGATCTCGCCCTTCGCCCGGAGGGTGACCGCCGTGAACGGCGTGTCACGCATCGTCAGGGTGACGTTCTCCTCGGCATGCAGTCCGCCTGCCGCACCGACCGCCGCCTCGGAGTGACCGCCGCCGCTGCTGTGCGAGGAGACCAGGGCGGGCGTCGTGGTGGTGGGTTCCGCTGTCGGGTCGGGCAGCACCGAGACTGCCGCGAGGCCGAAGGTGCAGAAACCGTCGGGCGACTCGAACCTGAGGACCACCCTCTCGCCCTCTCTCCGGACCTCTTCGGGCAGGAGGATGCTGGTGCTACCGTCGTCGCCGATGCGCACGACTCTGATGTTTGCGACGCCGCCGCAGGCATCCACCCATGCGGCCGGGACACTCATCGTCACCGTGGCATTCCTGATCTCGCTCCCGTCCGTAAGGTTGGTCGTCCTGACTTCAAGGGACGCGGCAAGAGCGTCGATCTGCAGTCTGTTCTCCGCGGCACCCTGCTGGAAGGCGCTCATGGTCTCTGCAGATGCATTGTTCCCGAGGACCGTGGAGATTGCCGCTCCTGCTGGCAGACTGGAAAGTTCCGCGCTGACGCCTGCCGAAACTTCACCGGCGCCCTCTGAAACGACCGAGACAGCCCGTGTCTCCAGGATGATCCCCTGGATGGTGCCGGTGATGGTGCCGTTTTCCTCGACGGCGTCGCCCGGCGTGATGAAGGTCAGGTTGAAGGTGTCTCCCGCGACCCGGATCCTCTTCCCGTCGTCGGAGACTGACGTCCGGCCGGACGCGTTCACCGAGACATTCTGCCCGGTGACGGTGCACCCGGGCACGTCCAGGGAGGCCTTTATTCCCTGTTTATCCGTGCCAGACGGGCTGACCGCGACGCTGCTCGTGTTTGACCTGGTGGTGACCAGGCAACCGTCGTCGCCGTCGACCTGCCGCACGGCGATCCTGAGGTTCGAAGTTCCGCCCAGGAGGCCTTTCACCCTGACCGTGCCGAGCACGACGTTCGTGTCGCCTGCACGGACAGTGTCGTCGAGGTCGACGGCCCGCATCATGACGCCGCCGTCGGTCTCACGGGAAAGGTTGAACCTCGCCCAGTCGGGGAAGGAGGCGCCGGTGACCGTGGCGACCTCCGGGTCGGCGACCGAGACGTCCATCTCATACCCGGCAAGACCCCAGGGGGCGCGGTTCATGGTGATGACGACCTCGGTCTCCTCACCTGCATTCAGAGACGAGTGTTCGGTGCTGAAAGAGAGTCTCGGCTCCTCGTAGACGGTGTAGGCCTTCAGGCAGACATTTGTGTCCGGCATCTGGGTGGTGAGGTCTTCCCACGCGACGCCGTCGGCACTGATATAACTCTCGCCGGCCGCCGCCTTTGCGCTCATCGAGAAATCTGCGATCGGTTTCTCGACCGCGAGGGGCTGGTAGTAGTCGGGCGTCGTGAGTTTGACGACCACCGAGAATCTCTGGCCGGGCCTCAGGGGCACGGGCGCCGCAAGTGGGAAGGTGTGGTAACCGGGCAGGACCTGGGTGCCGGAGATTGTCGTCACCGGACCGTCGGCTGAGATGGGGCCGTCTGCCGGGTCAAGGTAGACCGAGATCTCGTAGGCGGCGTTCGGTGCCGTCGTGAAAAATCCGACCGCGCCCAGGCTGTTGCCCGACGTGGCGGTGAAGACGTTGGCGGCGTACGCCGTCTCGCTCCCGAGACCGACCGCAGCGGTCCAGCCCAGGGGGTCGTGGAGGTAGACGTCCCGGTAGTTGTCCGTATCCTCTGCCGTGAAGACCGCCTTGCAGCCGCGGTCGGCGTCATAGTACGACTGGTAGAAGTAGCCGTCGTCGCCCCAGTCGGCGTTCCACGAGTTCCTCACGATGAACGCACCGTCGCCCGGCGGGGTGAAGGTGAAGTTCTCCTTGCTGTAGGTGTCGTCCCAGCCGACGATCAGGACGGCATGACCGTCGCCGACGAGCCAGGGATCATAATAACTGGCATATTCCTCGTTGTAAAAACCGTTCGACCAGTACATCGAGGAATACACGCCGCCGTACTCCTTGACAGCCTGCTTGATCAGGGTGACATTGGAGCGGTCTGTCCGCGCGGGGAAGAAATCCACGTCCTGGACATGCTTCTGGACGGTAAGCCCCTCAGGGGAGACGCCGGAGACCTCGCTGTATGGATCGTCCGACTCGTTCACCGGGCCCGACCAGCGGGAGAAGTAGGCGGTTGCCATGTAGGCGTTTCCGCCTTCGTCGTGGGTATAGTCCAGGCCGTGGGTGTTTTTCAGGTTGTTCTCGGAGAAGTCCCAGGTCTCCTCGGGGAGAAGGGTGGACTCCAGGGAGCCGAGGGCCGCAAACGCCCAGCAGCTGCCGCACTCTCCCTGGTCCTTCACCGACCCGACTCGCCCTTCGTCACGGAGGTCAAAACGGCTCTCCGAGGGTGCGGGCCTGAAGGCCGAGGTGGTCTGCACCTCACTGCCCTCGGGCCAGGCGACCGTCACCGGCGAAGGTATCTCGCCGCAGATATCGTCTGTGCTCTCGCCTTCTTCGATGGAGGCGGCGGCCGACATCATCATGCGGTCGGCCGGTGCCTCTTTTTCCTCAAGATATTTGACATACTCCGGGTTGAGCGGCGCCTCGGTCATCTCCAGTGCGGAGGCTGCAGGGGCCGCGGCCCCGAGAAGCAGGAAGGCGCAGAGGAATGCGCCTGCCAGACCTTTCAGTATTCTGTTATCCATATCTCCAGCCACCTGTCTCATGTTCTGTCGGTCTCCATGTACCGGTGAACGGTCACGACGTCGTCGAAGTCGATCCTGCCGTTACCGTTGTAATCGAAGACCCGGGAGTTCTTCTGCGAGGTGATGGTCTCGAAGTGTTCGAAGTAGGCGCTGATATCGCCGAAGTCCAGGGTACCGTCGCCGTTCACGTCCTCGAAGAGGCCGTCGCCGTCACCGTCGCCCGGGATGCCGACGCCACCGGGGAGGGGCGAGAGGCCGACGACGTCGATGACGCCCGGTCTGCAGATCACGGCCGTCTCTTCGCCGTTGTCCGCGTAGACCACGACGTCTCTGGCCGTGATCCCGGCCGTACCGTCGGTGAGGCCCCTGATCTTCAGGGTGGCGAGGACGACGTTCTCCGCACCTGCTTCGACGGTGTTGCCGTCGTCGGTCGCGTCGAAGGTGATGGTGGTGCCGGGTACGCCCGACCCCCCGTATGCGCCCGCAAGGAAGGCAAAGTCGACGCCGGTGATCATGGCGTTCGTTCCTTCAAGGCTGACCGTGAGGCTGACATTTTTCAGGCCGTCAGGGAGATGGTCGGCGACGATGGCGACCTCACGCTCTGTCCCGGCGGCAACGGTTGTTTTGAGCGGGGCGAACGAGATCACCGGTGCGATATCGGTGAAGGTGACATTGTCGAGCCAGCCGCAGTCATCCCCTCCAGAGGTGTACGCACGCTTCTCGTACGTCCACCGGAGGGTGTGCTCGCCCTTCTCCAGGGTGTAGTGCATATCCTGCCAGCCGTCGTCCTTGCCTGCGATCTCCTCCTGCATCTCGCCGTCGACGGAGAAGGCGAGGACGTCGGAGTACTTCATCGAGTCACTGTCATAGGAGGAGACCTGCCAGTCGAAGGTGAGGTTCTTCGGACCGGTGACGGTGGTTTCGATCCATGACTGCTGGCTGCGTTTGATAGCACCGGTGTGGCCGCAGCTGCCGTGGATGTAGGTCTCGTTTACGTCGACGAACCAGGAGGCGTCGCCGCCTGTCGTCCAGGCGAGGCCTTCTGCGTCGAGGGCCTCTTCGAAGGTCGGGGTGACGGTGATGTAGCCGTTCTTGACCTCCATCTGCCCGTCAGGGGCGGTGTCCTTCTGCACGATGAGGGTGACATTGTAGACGCCGGGTCTGGTGTAGGTGTGCGTCTGGTTCCGGCCGACTGCCGACGCCCCGTCGCCGAAGTCCCAGGCCCAGTGGGTCGCGGTGCCGGTCGTGTACCCGGTGAAGTCCACGGTGAGCGGGACCTCGCCCCGCGTCACGTTGCCGACAAAGTCGGTGTCGTCGACGGGCGTGAAGGTGACGTTGTCAAGCCACCCGCAGTCTTTCATCATGCCCTCACCAGAACCCTTCTCATACACCCACCTGACGGCATGCGTGCCGAACCCGAGCCTGTACCCCTCTTCAGACCAGTTTCTGGGGAAACTGCAGATTTTCTTCTCCTCTTCACCGTCAATGAGGAACCTCAGGTAGTCATAACTGGGTTCAGAGGAGACGTTCCATGCAAAGGTGAGGTAGCCGGGGCCGGTGATGTTTGCCTGGAGCCATGACTGCTGGTTTTCGCCGATGGCGCCGCTCCGTCCCGAGGTGGTGCCGGTGTGGACGCAGTCGACGTCGACGAACCAGGGTGCGTTCCCGCCGGTGGACCAATCGAGGTCGGGTGCCTCGACGGCCTCAGGAAGGGTGGCGAAGGGAACGGTCGTTACGGTCTCTGTCGCGGTGCTGGTGCCGGCGTCGTTGGTGACCGTCAGGGTGACAGTGTACTCTCTGACCTCCTCGAAGGTGTGGACAGGGTTCTGCTCGTCTGATGTTGCGCCGTCGCCGAAGACCCAGGACCACGCGGTCGGGCACCCTGCCGAGGTGTCGTTGAATTGCACCGTCGCCGGGGCCATCGCCCGCGTCACATTGGCCTTGAAGGCGGCCGTCGGCTGGATGGCGCCGTAGGTGTAGGTGACGTTGTCGAGGTGGCCGCAGTGTTCGGGGGAGAAATAATACTCGTTGGTGTAGGTCCACCTGAGGGCGTGTTCGCCGGGCGGGACTTCATAGTACACGCCGGGCCAGGACGTGCCCTCTCTGGTACCCTTGATGCTGTTCAGGGATCTGCCGTCGGTCGAGAACGCCAGCTGCCCGTCGTAGGTGAAGGAGCTGGAGTTGATGTTCCAGTTGAAAGTGAGGACGCCCGGGCCGGTGACCGTCGCCTCGATCCAGGAAGTGTTGCTGCTGGATGAGATGACGCCGCTCCTCGCGGAACTCCCGCCCTTCAGGAAGCAGTAGATATCGGTGGACCAGTCGGCGTCGCCGCCGGTCGTCCAGACAAGGTCAGAGGCGTCGACCGCTGTGCTGAGGGCGATGGGCTCGATGACTTTCACCGTCTTCGTCACCGTGTCGGTGCCGAGGACGGCCCTGCCGTCGGTGTCCTTCCCGACGATGTTGGTGACCGTCAGGGTGACCGGGTATTCGCCCGCGTTCTCGTAGACGTGGGTCGGGTTCTGTTCAACAGAGGTTTTGCCGTCGCCGAAGTCCCAGTCCCATGCGGTCGGGAATCCTGTGGAGTTGTCGGTAAACTGGACGGCCAGGGGTGCCATGCCGCGGTCCTCGGTCACGTTGGTGACGATGTCCGCGACAGGTTCGCCGCCGCCGTAGGTGCAGGTGACATTGTCGAGCCACCCGCCGTTCTCCGCGGCCTCGGTCATCAACGTGGAGTAGGTCCAGGTGACGGTGTGGGTGCCGTGGCCGATCCTGTACGTCTCATGGGACCAGTCTGAGCCCCACTGAATCTTCTTGTACAGGTTGTCGTACTGATCTGCATCGTCGACAGCGAACTCCAACTTACCCATCGGCATTCCGTAGATTTTGCCGGGGTTCACCTTCCAGTCAAAGGAAAGGATACAGGGGCCTTCGACAGTGGTCTGGACCCAGGAGTTCTCGCCTGCGTTCAGCGCACCGGCGCTCTTTGCCGCGGCGTAGTCGACATACTCCGGCCCTTTCACGACCGACCAGGTGGCGTTGCCGCCGGTGGTCCATGCGAGGTCGGGAGCGTCGACGGACTCCGCGAGGCTGACCTCGCCGACTGATCTGATGTATCCGGTTTTTGTTACGGTGTCTTCCACGCCGTCTCTGGTAACGGTGAGGGAGATGTCGTACGTGCCGACATCAAAGGTGTGGGCCGGGTTCTGCTCCTCGGAGGTGGTGCCGTCGCCGAAGTCCCAGTGCCGGTCGGTGATCGCGCCGGTGCTCTGGTCGGTGAACTGCACGGTCAGGGGTGCGTCGCCGGCGGTGGTGCTGGCGGTGAAGGCGGTGGCGATATGCTGGGTGTAGGAGACGTTGTCGAGCCAGCCGCAACTCTTGCCGTCAGATTCGTCGTCATTCCAGTTGTTTTTCCAGTATGACCATGTGAGAACGTGTTCTCCTGGCCCGACCTCGAATGTCGCGTTTTTCCACGTCTCGTCCAGTCCATCGATCTGCATCTGGTCTTTGCCGTCGAGGGCAAAATAGAGGGCTTCGTTGTATTCATCGCACGAGACCTTCCAGGAGAAGGTCAGGGTGCCGGGACCGGTGACTCCTGTCTGCAGGTCCGAGAAGCCGACTTCCCATTCATCAGCGGAGAACGTGCCGCTCCGGGCGCAGCCGCCGCCGATGCCGTCACCGACCTCGACTGTCCAGTCCTTGTCGCCTGTGTTCACCCATGCGAGGCCCGGGGCGTCGAGGGCCTCCTTCAGGTTCGTGGGGACGGGAACTGCCTTCGGGGTGAAGGTGAGGTTGTCGAGCCACCCGCCGTTCTCAGGATTGTCCGACGACTTCGTGGAGTAGGTCCATCTGAGGGTGTGCTTACCGTCGCCGAGGTCGAAGGTCTCGCGGTGCCAGCCGTCGTCTGTCCTGATCTTCTTATAGAGGTCGTCCGAGGAGGTGGCGCCGTCGACCGCGAACTCGAGTTCGCCGTATGTGGACCACATCACCTTCTGGGGCTTGACCTTCCAGTCGAAGGAGAGTTTCCCGGCTCCGGTGACCGTGGTCTCTATCCAGGTCGACTGGGAACTTGCAAGCAGGCCGCTCCTGACACTGGTCTCGCCGGCGACACTCTCGGCGGTCTCGACAGCCCATTCTGCGTCGCCGCCCGTGGTCAGGGTGAGGGAGGGTGCGTCCACGGCCTCGGCAAGGGTCTGGCTCTTGAGGACGTTGAGGTACCCGGTCTTCGTCTCGGTCTCAGGCGTTCCGGCCCTCTGGATGGTCAGGGAGACGTCATAGGTCCCGGCCTTCTCGTAGATGTGGGTGACGTTCTGCGTGGTGGCGTGCCCTGAGCCGTCGCCGAAGTCCCACTCCCATCCGCTCACACCGCCGGTGGAGAGGTCGTTGAACTGCACGGCCAGGGGCACCATGCCGGTAGTGACATTTGCGGAAAAGTCGGTGTAATCGCCCCCGGTAAAGGATACTGCATCGAGCCAGCCACCATTCTGGCCATTGACGCCCATGCTGCCCTTGTGGTAGGTCCATCTAAGGGTGTGTTCCCCGGAAGATATCCTGACCGACTCCTCTATCCAGGGCTGTTCGGTGCCTGAGATCTGCTTCTGCTCTGTCCCGTCAAGAAAGAACCTGTAATAGTCGCCTGAGGGACACGAGACATCCCAGGAGAAGTTCAGGGTACCAGGACCGGTGACTTTTGTCTCGATTTTCGAGTCGCCAAAGCTCAATCCCGGGTTGCTCCGTGCAGCACTTCCGCCTGTCACGGCGTGTTCTGTATCGACCGTCCATGCCTTCGTGGAGGTGTCGGTCGTCCATACAAGGTCCGGGGCGTCGACTGCGGCCTCGAGGCCTGTGTCTTCTGCGGCCGCGGGCATCGCCATCAGGCAGAGAAGGCCGATGGCAATGACCGCAATGATCGCATCGTTTTTCAAACGTGATTTACTTTGTGACATGGTTCAATCAGTTCTTTAAAGTGTATGGTGGTGAGGTGCGTTTTGAATCATGAAAAAAGATACTGATGAACTTTGATTGCTGTTTAAATCTTAAAATGGGGTCTAATATATGGTCGTTGCGTTTGTTAAATCTCTTTAACGTGTTGAACTTCAGGACACACCGTGATAAACCTTATCCCCCGGTAGAAGTCGTTGCACCGTCATGATCTCTCTCTGGTATGCCGGGACAACCCCGGGCGAGGATAGATCGAATTTATGGGATTATTTGAGAAAAATAGGGCCTGAAATCACATGGTATGGTGTCGGTGCCGTGGCCGGGAGCGCGGGGCCGCTTGCCCCTGCACTCTCCCGGGGAATGCCAGAAAAAGAGGGTTATTCCGGGGCCGACTCAGTGCTGGTAGAAGTACCGGTCGATCTCCCAGGGGTGGACCGTCGTCCTGAAGGAGTCCCACTCCATCTTCGTGATCCGGTCGATGTTCTCGACGACGTGGCGGCCGAGGACATTACAGAGCAGGTCGTCCTCCAGCAGGTACTGGTTCGCTTCGAGGAGAGTGCCCGGCAGGGTGTGGATGCCCGCCTCCTCCCTCTCGGCCTCG
This window of the Methanofollis ethanolicus genome carries:
- a CDS encoding PKD domain-containing protein is translated as MSQSKSRLKNDAIIAVIAIGLLCLMAMPAAAEDTGLEAAVDAPDLVWTTDTSTKAWTVDTEHAVTGGSAARSNPGLSFGDSKIETKVTGPGTLNFSWDVSCPSGDYYRFFLDGTEQKQISGTEQPWIEESVRISSGEHTLRWTYHKGSMGVNGQNGGWLDAVSFTGGDYTDFSANVTTGMVPLAVQFNDLSTGGVSGWEWDFGDGSGHATTQNVTHIYEKAGTYDVSLTIQRAGTPETETKTGYLNVLKSQTLAEAVDAPSLTLTTGGDAEWAVETAESVAGETSVRSGLLASSQSTWIETTVTGAGKLSFDWKVKPQKVMWSTYGELEFAVDGATSSDDLYKKIRTDDGWHRETFDLGDGKHTLRWTYSTKSSDNPENGGWLDNLTFTPKAVPVPTNLKEALDAPGLAWVNTGDKDWTVEVGDGIGGGCARSGTFSADEWEVGFSDLQTGVTGPGTLTFSWKVSCDEYNEALYFALDGKDQMQIDGLDETWKNATFEVGPGEHVLTWSYWKNNWNDDESDGKSCGWLDNVSYTQHIATAFTASTTAGDAPLTVQFTDQSTGAITDRHWDFGDGTTSEEQNPAHTFDVGTYDISLTVTRDGVEDTVTKTGYIRSVGEVSLAESVDAPDLAWTTGGNATWSVVKGPEYVDYAAAKSAGALNAGENSWVQTTVEGPCILSFDWKVNPGKIYGMPMGKLEFAVDDADQYDNLYKKIQWGSDWSHETYRIGHGTHTVTWTYSTLMTEAAENGGWLDNVTCTYGGGEPVADIVTNVTEDRGMAPLAVQFTDNSTGFPTAWDWDFGDGKTSVEQNPTHVYENAGEYPVTLTVTNIVGKDTDGRAVLGTDTVTKTVKVIEPIALSTAVDASDLVWTTGGDADWSTDIYCFLKGGSSARSGVISSSSNTSWIEATVTGPGVLTFNWNINSSSFTYDGQLAFSTDGRSLNSIKGTREGTSWPGVYYEVPPGEHALRWTYTNEYYFSPEHCGHLDNVTYTYGAIQPTAAFKANVTRAMAPATVQFNDTSAGCPTAWSWVFGDGATSDEQNPVHTFEEVREYTVTLTVTNDAGTSTATETVTTVPFATLPEAVEAPDLDWSTGGNAPWFVDVDCVHTGTTSGRSGAIGENQQSWLQANITGPGYLTFAWNVSSEPSYDYLRFLIDGEEEKKICSFPRNWSEEGYRLGFGTHAVRWVYEKGSGEGMMKDCGWLDNVTFTPVDDTDFVGNVTRGEVPLTVDFTGYTTGTATHWAWDFGDGASAVGRNQTHTYTRPGVYNVTLIVQKDTAPDGQMEVKNGYITVTPTFEEALDAEGLAWTTGGDASWFVDVNETYIHGSCGHTGAIKRSQQSWIETTVTGPKNLTFDWQVSSYDSDSMKYSDVLAFSVDGEMQEEIAGKDDGWQDMHYTLEKGEHTLRWTYEKRAYTSGGDDCGWLDNVTFTDIAPVISFAPLKTTVAAGTEREVAIVADHLPDGLKNVSLTVSLEGTNAMITGVDFAFLAGAYGGSGVPGTTITFDATDDGNTVEAGAENVVLATLKIRGLTDGTAGITARDVVVYADNGEETAVICRPGVIDVVGLSPLPGGVGIPGDGDGDGLFEDVNGDGTLDFGDISAYFEHFETITSQKNSRVFDYNGNGRIDFDDVVTVHRYMETDRT